One window of the Halobacillus litoralis genome contains the following:
- the uvrA gene encoding excinuclease ABC subunit UvrA, with amino-acid sequence MDHSIVIQGAKEHNLQNISLSIPKNLLVVLTGPSGSGKSSLAVDTLFKECQRQYLESMGMQGIEKPKVDSIKGLSPAISITQHVTNQNPRSTVGTVTDMYTSLRMIYEKLGMRLCSACQTEIEPVFREEDIEREENSFKEFIYCPYCKHRMEKLTRTHFSYNTTEGACTTCKGLGEVVNIDQSTVFHQEHSLEDGAVDLWKGRYADYQIPVVKTAMARYNVPLDDRLPLRDYTEGQRAILYYGVESDEVKALFPEIKTPKTVGDGKFEGVLTGMWRRFSEKSGASAEAKAYFYSETCPDCHGDRLNEESRHVSVAGVKIPELANHSLEEMLRWVEEVKSSNNEENYQFVDIFMEDLKTKLTRITKTGLGYLTLDRQSITLSGGEAQRLRLSALLDSALTGVLYVMDEPTLGLHPKDVAGLVHVLKELRDVGNTVLVIEHDVDVMKQADYIIDMGPGAGSFGGEVVGEGTLQELKGIEGSLTGEYLRRGEKQKESYRKGNGKEIIVHQATLHNLKDVTVSFPIGCLISVTGVSGSGKSSLVFGALAKGNDNIRSGCEQVTGLEHFDQIVTVDQSPLSRMKRSNVATYTDLFTAIRNVFAKTPAAIEQNLTAKQFSFNTAGGRCENCEGMGYVATNMLFFPDLQVTCPVCHGRRFKQEVLSVIYNDQSIHDVLEHSIQESVELFKDKKEIKRILELLMEVGLGYLKLGQSLTTLSGGEGQRLKLAKELFKKTNKTTLYLLDEPTTGLHPSDVQQLMNLLNRLVEAGNTVITVEHDTQLIRASDWVIDLGPEGGQAGGEVIAEGTPVEVGKTGYSYTGQYL; translated from the coding sequence TTGGATCATTCGATTGTCATTCAAGGAGCGAAGGAACACAATCTGCAGAACATTTCCTTATCGATTCCGAAAAATCTGCTCGTCGTATTGACGGGACCATCCGGCTCGGGGAAGTCTTCCTTGGCCGTAGATACGTTATTTAAGGAATGCCAGCGCCAGTATCTCGAATCGATGGGGATGCAAGGCATTGAGAAGCCGAAAGTCGATTCTATCAAAGGCTTATCCCCGGCCATCAGCATCACTCAGCATGTCACCAATCAAAATCCCCGCTCAACCGTCGGTACAGTAACCGACATGTATACAAGCCTGCGAATGATTTATGAGAAATTAGGGATGAGATTATGTTCAGCCTGCCAGACGGAAATCGAGCCCGTCTTTCGTGAAGAGGATATCGAGCGGGAGGAAAACAGCTTTAAAGAGTTCATTTACTGCCCTTACTGTAAGCACCGCATGGAAAAATTGACCCGCACTCATTTTTCCTATAATACAACGGAAGGAGCATGCACCACGTGTAAAGGTCTCGGAGAAGTCGTCAACATCGATCAAAGCACTGTCTTTCATCAGGAACATTCGTTAGAAGATGGAGCCGTCGATCTTTGGAAAGGCCGCTATGCCGATTATCAAATTCCAGTAGTGAAAACAGCGATGGCCCGTTACAACGTACCGCTCGATGACCGCCTCCCTTTACGAGATTACACGGAAGGTCAGCGTGCCATTTTGTATTATGGTGTGGAAAGTGATGAAGTCAAAGCTCTTTTCCCAGAAATCAAAACACCAAAAACGGTAGGAGACGGAAAGTTTGAAGGCGTCCTGACCGGCATGTGGAGACGTTTCTCGGAAAAGTCGGGGGCATCGGCTGAAGCGAAGGCGTACTTTTACTCAGAGACGTGCCCAGACTGTCATGGCGATCGTTTGAATGAAGAAAGCCGGCACGTATCGGTAGCTGGAGTTAAAATTCCTGAACTTGCCAATCATTCACTTGAGGAGATGCTGCGATGGGTCGAAGAAGTGAAATCTTCGAATAACGAGGAGAATTATCAGTTCGTCGATATCTTTATGGAAGACTTGAAGACAAAACTTACGAGAATCACCAAAACCGGCTTAGGTTACCTGACTCTGGACCGGCAGTCCATCACCCTGTCCGGAGGAGAAGCACAGCGTTTACGGCTTTCCGCATTGCTTGACTCCGCGCTGACCGGCGTCCTTTATGTCATGGACGAGCCAACACTCGGTTTGCACCCGAAAGATGTAGCCGGTCTAGTCCACGTTTTAAAGGAACTGCGTGATGTCGGCAATACCGTGCTGGTCATTGAACATGACGTCGATGTCATGAAGCAGGCGGATTACATCATCGATATGGGGCCTGGTGCAGGAAGTTTTGGAGGCGAAGTTGTCGGTGAAGGCACATTGCAGGAGCTGAAAGGAATAGAAGGTTCACTGACGGGTGAATACCTACGGAGAGGCGAGAAACAGAAGGAAAGCTACCGAAAAGGGAACGGGAAAGAAATCATCGTCCATCAAGCCACCCTTCATAACTTGAAAGATGTTACCGTTTCCTTCCCAATCGGCTGTCTCATATCGGTAACAGGTGTATCTGGATCAGGGAAGTCTTCACTCGTATTCGGCGCCCTTGCGAAAGGAAATGACAACATTCGTAGCGGATGTGAGCAAGTGACGGGATTAGAGCACTTCGACCAAATCGTAACGGTCGATCAATCCCCGCTCAGCCGCATGAAACGTTCCAATGTAGCCACTTACACCGATCTGTTTACAGCAATCCGGAACGTATTCGCCAAAACACCGGCAGCAATAGAACAAAATCTGACCGCTAAACAGTTTTCTTTCAATACAGCAGGTGGGCGCTGTGAAAACTGTGAAGGCATGGGATATGTCGCAACAAACATGTTGTTCTTCCCGGATCTGCAAGTCACCTGCCCTGTCTGTCACGGCCGGCGCTTCAAGCAGGAAGTACTATCCGTCATTTATAACGACCAGAGCATCCATGATGTGCTCGAACACTCGATCCAGGAAAGCGTCGAGCTGTTCAAGGACAAAAAAGAAATCAAACGGATCCTCGAATTGTTGATGGAAGTAGGTTTAGGCTATTTGAAACTCGGCCAGTCGTTAACAACATTATCTGGCGGAGAAGGACAGCGGCTGAAGCTCGCCAAAGAACTGTTCAAAAAAACGAACAAAACCACCCTCTACCTCTTGGATGAGCCGACGACCGGCCTGCACCCAAGCGACGTCCAGCAATTGATGAATCTGTTGAACAGACTTGTCGAAGCCGGCAATACAGTCATCACAGTAGAGCACGACACGCAGCTGATCAGAGCGTCCGACTGGGTGATTGATTTAGGACCTGAAGGTGGTCAAGCCGGTGGTGAAGTCATCGCCGAAGGTACTCCGGTTGAAGTGGGTAAGACTGGGTATTCTTATACTGGGCAGTATTTATAG
- a CDS encoding MerR family DNA-binding transcriptional regulator produces the protein MTLYRPIDIARELKISTSALRHYESWGLVPEPERGDNGYRLYTEVHLAYFRCLRALFFGFGSDVARTVLHHIQKQEMDAAFWVVNHQQSLLYEEKVTADHTLKLLENMELPSIQQTKLKKYMRIGEVADFTGVNPSAIRHWEKEGLFTSVRNPENGYRLFTPTHVRKILLIHTLRNTVYFLDHMKEYVNAIEQQSVGQAKRVTENAVLQINERLRKQVTGIYELVALCRQLELM, from the coding sequence ATGACTCTTTACCGGCCGATAGATATCGCAAGAGAACTGAAAATCAGTACAAGTGCATTACGCCATTACGAATCCTGGGGACTGGTCCCTGAGCCTGAACGGGGAGATAACGGCTACCGACTGTATACAGAGGTCCACCTCGCCTATTTCCGCTGCCTGCGCGCCTTGTTTTTCGGGTTCGGTTCAGACGTTGCCCGTACAGTGCTTCATCATATTCAGAAGCAAGAAATGGATGCAGCCTTTTGGGTAGTCAATCACCAGCAGTCCCTCCTCTATGAAGAAAAGGTGACGGCCGATCATACGCTTAAGCTGCTAGAGAATATGGAGCTCCCCTCAATCCAGCAAACGAAGCTGAAAAAATATATGAGAATAGGCGAAGTGGCTGATTTCACCGGCGTCAATCCTTCCGCTATCCGTCATTGGGAAAAGGAAGGCTTGTTTACATCTGTCCGGAATCCAGAAAACGGATATCGTCTATTCACCCCTACGCACGTCCGGAAAATACTGCTCATCCACACTTTGCGCAATACCGTCTATTTCCTCGACCATATGAAGGAGTACGTCAATGCAATCGAACAGCAAAGCGTCGGACAGGCTAAACGAGTCACTGAAAACGCCGTTCTGCAAATCAATGAACGGCTCCGCAAGCAGGTTACAGGAATTTATGAATTAGTGGCGCTGTGCCGCCAATTGGAGTTAATGTGA
- a CDS encoding DUF421 domain-containing protein → MDFHFLWKASVVVIGGVLILRLAGRKSISQLTVAQTVMMIAVGSLIIQPVGDRNIWITMVITFLMVITLLFIEYIALKYNALETFIYGKSLLVVENGQVNENNLKKLRLTVDMLEVRMRQQKIQNFADIQWATIEPNGQLGYMLKSDKQYATKEDIEMLKSLIEANQSHSQNITPQTQTSMADNIFTEVKDRKHKEKPKENLD, encoded by the coding sequence GTGGACTTTCACTTCTTATGGAAAGCGAGTGTAGTGGTCATAGGAGGCGTCCTGATTTTGCGTTTAGCTGGAAGAAAATCAATCTCACAGCTTACGGTTGCTCAGACTGTCATGATGATAGCTGTAGGGTCATTAATTATTCAACCGGTTGGCGACAGGAACATTTGGATTACAATGGTGATCACATTTTTAATGGTCATTACTCTTCTTTTTATTGAGTATATTGCTTTGAAATACAATGCTCTTGAGACGTTTATTTATGGTAAATCACTTCTAGTCGTTGAAAACGGCCAAGTGAATGAAAACAATTTGAAGAAGCTGCGATTAACGGTTGATATGCTTGAAGTACGAATGAGACAACAAAAAATTCAAAATTTCGCTGATATACAATGGGCTACAATAGAACCGAACGGTCAGTTAGGATATATGTTAAAGTCTGACAAGCAATACGCTACCAAAGAGGATATTGAGATGCTCAAATCGCTGATTGAAGCAAATCAATCACATTCTCAGAATATAACGCCACAAACTCAAACAAGTATGGCAGATAACATCTTTACGGAGGTCAAAGACAGAAAGCATAAAGAAAAACCTAAAGAGAACCTGGATTAA
- a CDS encoding chloride channel protein: protein MPLKYKSFFSVLGQWIFFGSIIGIIVGSATTFLLETNDYLGDDLRLKRDWLIFLLLFGGMIIGYIYMNYGKVFFNNTLNDTAELNNLVIDSVHGKKEVPRRMGPIVYFGTFITVLFGGSTGREGAAVQMGGSVAAAVNKFFKVNKFDKKILIMSGISAGFGSAFGAPITGALFGIEMAALGKLKFEAIVPCLTASFVGHYITTAAWDHKHEEFIIQTIPDISIITVLKVILISVIFSLVSVLYCQLRHGIQNFSEKLFKKNHMKRAFFGGIIIVVLTIIVGSQDYNGRGLDMLQQSFSEDVPPFAFLAKLVFTAVTLGSGFVGGEAIPLFFIGATLGNALHSFIDLPMSFLAALGLIAVFCGGANTPIAAFLLAMEMFDGKGLEYFFIACLVSYLFSGHHGLWPSQKIYDPKSRLYNLPQEKP from the coding sequence GTGCCGTTAAAGTATAAAAGCTTTTTTTCAGTCCTTGGTCAATGGATTTTCTTTGGAAGCATAATCGGGATCATTGTTGGCTCGGCAACTACCTTCCTATTAGAGACAAACGATTACCTAGGAGATGATCTACGATTAAAAAGAGATTGGCTTATCTTCCTTCTTCTCTTTGGAGGAATGATCATCGGATACATATATATGAACTACGGAAAGGTGTTTTTCAATAATACTTTGAATGACACTGCTGAATTAAATAATCTCGTAATCGATTCCGTGCATGGAAAAAAAGAGGTACCGCGGAGAATGGGGCCAATCGTCTATTTCGGAACGTTCATCACAGTCCTATTTGGCGGTTCAACAGGGAGAGAGGGCGCAGCTGTCCAAATGGGAGGGAGTGTAGCAGCAGCGGTCAACAAATTTTTCAAGGTAAACAAATTCGACAAGAAAATTTTAATTATGAGCGGTATAAGTGCTGGTTTTGGGTCTGCCTTTGGAGCGCCCATAACTGGTGCTCTGTTTGGCATAGAAATGGCTGCTTTAGGAAAACTGAAATTTGAAGCCATTGTTCCTTGTCTTACAGCCAGCTTTGTCGGCCACTATATCACTACAGCAGCCTGGGACCATAAACATGAAGAATTTATAATACAAACCATACCAGATATATCTATTATTACGGTTCTAAAAGTTATTCTTATATCTGTTATTTTCAGTCTTGTAAGTGTTTTATACTGTCAGTTGAGACACGGAATCCAAAATTTCTCCGAGAAACTTTTTAAGAAAAACCATATGAAAAGAGCCTTTTTTGGAGGGATCATCATTGTAGTATTAACAATAATTGTTGGTTCACAAGACTATAATGGCCGGGGATTAGATATGCTGCAACAATCTTTTAGTGAAGATGTTCCACCCTTTGCTTTTCTGGCGAAGCTGGTATTTACTGCAGTAACCCTGGGCAGCGGCTTTGTTGGCGGAGAAGCCATCCCTTTATTTTTCATCGGGGCAACATTAGGTAATGCCTTACACTCGTTCATTGACTTACCCATGTCATTTCTCGCCGCTTTAGGATTAATCGCGGTTTTTTGCGGGGGTGCGAACACCCCTATAGCTGCCTTCCTGCTGGCAATGGAGATGTTTGATGGGAAAGGGTTAGAGTACTTTTTTATTGCTTGTTTAGTCAGCTATCTATTCTCAGGACATCATGGACTCTGGCCATCTCAGAAAATATATGACCCTAAGAGCAGGTTATATAATCTCCCCCAGGAGAAACCATAG
- a CDS encoding TetR/AcrR family transcriptional regulator has translation MSKQDEVSQKIIDKSLRLFNTNGIHTTSIQDIMNETGLPKGAIYRRFKNKDEIVLASYAKAGLIIDSFMRESIENKNTVTEKVMAISNIYLDAVDNPPIEGGCPMLNTAIESDSNFPELKTMMAEAFQQMILFVESLLREGIENGEYTTEMEPRSLASHLLSSMEGAIMTSRLSLSNEYVEHTIKYTERLLATYTK, from the coding sequence ATGAGTAAGCAAGATGAGGTCTCTCAGAAAATTATCGATAAGTCACTGAGGCTTTTTAATACAAATGGAATTCATACGACTTCTATCCAAGATATTATGAATGAGACCGGTTTACCTAAAGGAGCCATTTACAGAAGGTTTAAGAATAAAGATGAAATCGTCTTAGCCTCATATGCAAAAGCAGGATTAATCATAGACTCCTTTATGCGGGAATCAATTGAAAATAAGAACACTGTTACGGAAAAGGTTATGGCAATATCAAATATCTATTTAGATGCAGTGGATAACCCGCCCATTGAAGGAGGATGTCCTATGCTGAACACTGCTATTGAGAGTGACAGCAATTTTCCAGAACTGAAGACGATGATGGCAGAGGCTTTTCAACAAATGATTTTGTTCGTTGAATCTTTACTTCGTGAAGGTATAGAGAATGGAGAATATACGACTGAGATGGAACCACGTTCTTTGGCCTCCCATTTATTGTCATCAATGGAAGGGGCGATCATGACGAGTCGGCTTTCATTAAGCAATGAGTATGTGGAACATACAATAAAATATACAGAAAGGCTGTTAGCTACCTACACGAAGTAG